ACGGATTGAAATACGGGGTTATTTATTTGCCTAAATTTTATATCGATTTTGAAAACAAAGACGGTAGAGATGCTGGAAAAGATATTGCACTTGAAGTTGAAAGACTTAAAAAGGAGAAAGTAAACGGTATCATTTTAGATGTACGTGATGATGGTGGAGGTTCTTTATCTACTGTTGTTGATATTGCAGGTTTGTTTATCGAACAAGGTCCAATTGTGCAGATTAAATCTGCAGGAAGAAAAAAAGAAGTTCTTTATGATCGTGATAAAAAAATTGAGTGGGATGGTCCATTAGTGATCATGGTTAATGGTTTCTCTGCTTCGGCTTCAGAAATCCTTGCTGCTGCGATTCAAGATTATAAAAGAGGTGTTATTATTGGTAGTAAACAAACTTATGGTAAAGGAACAGTTCAAAATGTTATTGATTTAAATCAGTTTGTTCGTAGTAGTGATTTTGGAGACTTAGGAGCTCTGAAAATTACAACTCAAAAGTTCTATAGAATTAACGGTGGGTCTACGCAATTAGAAGGTGTACGTAGTGATATTGTTGCGCCAGATCGTTATGCCTATTTAAAAATGGGAGAACGTGATATTGATAACGCAATGCCATGGGATAAAATCGATCCAGCGGAATATAGTACTTGGAATCATAATTCTAATTTTGGACAAGCTATAGCAAATAGTAAAGCACGTATTGCGCTTAATCCGCAGTTTAAATTAATTGAAGAAAATGCAAAATGGATTGATACTAAAAGCAAAGAGAATAGTTATAGTTTGAATATAGCTGATTTCAAAAAAGCACAAACTGAAGTTGAAGCTGAAGCTAAAAAGTATAAACCAATTACTGATTATAAAAATAATCTACAGTTTAATTCTTTACCATATGAAATAGCTGAGATGGCAAAAGATCCAAGTTTGAAAGAAAAAAGAGAAAGCTGGCATCAAGCGTTAGCAAAAGATATTTATGTTGAAGAAGCTATAAATGTTTTAGATGATTTACAGTCACAATCGGGAAGTAGACAAAATTCAATTCCTGTTAAAACAAAAAAAGATAAACTAGCTTCTAAATTATAAGAGGTATAAAAGTAATTAGCTTTTAAATAATAAAAATGCTCCATTAATCGTCATGATTATTGGAGCATTTTTTTTGAACTCATTTAGTTAACTTTGATTTTTGTTTTAATGAAAATTAATTGTTTAAGATTTAAATAAGACTTTATGATGATTATAAAGAGAGGGGTATTGGTTGCTTTTTTTTTGATTTTTCTTTTTTCTTGTAAAAAGAACTCGGAAAGCAGCAGTGTTAATTCTGATTTAGAATTTAAAGACAGTTTGAAGACTGAAACCACGTTGTATAGTGAAGACAATGTAGATTTCGACTACTTGCCTAGTTCGACAACAAATCAAGTCGTAAAACATGATTATTATACGCTTTCTTATAATGAAAAATTTGAACAGGCAGAATGGGTTGCTTACGAATTAAAGAAAAGCTATATTAAAAATAATGATTTCAAGAGACCCTATTTTAATGAAGATCCCAAAGTAACTTCTGGGTCTGCGGATTGGCGTAATTATAAACAATCAGGATACGATAAAGGGCACCTTTGTCCAGCTGGAGATATGGAGTTTGATAAAAAAGCATATGAAGATACTTTCTTAACTTCAAATATATCTCCTCAGATGCGTGAATTTAATAATGGTATTTGGAATAGATTAGAGCAAAAAGTACGTTATTGGGCTGTTAAATACGATGGTATTTATGTAGTTACTGGTGGAGTGCTTACTGATTCAGATACTACAATTGGTAAAGAAAAAGTGCTAGTGCCTAACTATTTTTATAAAGTACTATTAGATGAATCTAATGGCAAATATAAGATGATTGCTTTTCTTGTGCCAAATGAAAAAAGCGAAAGACCTTTATATGAGTTTGTAGTTTCGGTAGATGCTATCGAAAAATTAACAGGCATAGATTTCTTTCCTCAATTAGATGATAAAATTGAGGATGCTTTAGAGAAAAACACAGATTATAAATCTTGGATTTTTTAGTTTAAAGGGCAGAAACTACCACTCGTTAACTTTATTGGCATCCATTTTAAGGAAAATAAAAAGCAAAATGGTGAATCCCCATAGTCCTGAACCTCCATATGAGAAGAAAGGAAGTGGGACTCCAATAGTAGGGAAAATACCAATTACCATTGCAATATTTACAAAAAAGTGAGTAAATAAAATACCCGCAACACAATAACCATAGACTCTACTAAATTTAGTCTTTTGTCTTTCGGCTAAATATATTATTCTTAAGAATAGTCCAACAAACAAACCTATAACTACAACAGATCCCGCAAATCCCCATTCTTCACCTACAGTAGTAAAGATGTAATCGGTATGTTGTTCAGGAACAAACCCCCCTTTAGTCTGAGTGCCTTCTAGAAAACCTTTTCCTATCCATCCACCAGATCCAATCGCAATTTCAGATTGATTGGTATTGTATCCAATCCCTTTCATGTCGACCGTTTTTCCTAGTAAAATATTAAAACGATCTCGGTGATGTTGCTTAAAAACATTATCAAAAACGTAATCAACAGATAGTACGAACCCAGATATTAGCGCTAATAATATACCGCTTAAAATTAGGTTTCGATCAACTGTCCTTCCTTTAAAATGTATAATCGCGAGTATAATTACGGATATAAGTATTACATATTCGGGTTCTAATACTAGCGTTAAAACAAACAATACGATAGCTATAAATCCTGTCCAGATGTACCAAGAAGGAAGTCCTTCACGATATAAAACAAGTAGAAATATACTGTATATTAAGGCACTTCCAGGGTCTGGTTGAGGCAGAATTAAGATTACAGGTAAAAACACAATAGCAAGCGCCTGTATTTGTCTGTTAACGTCTTTTAGGTTTACCTGTGTGTCGCTTAGATATTTTGCTAACGCAAGGGCTGTAGCTGCTTTAGTGAACTCAGAGGGTTGTAATGTAAAACTTCCTATTGCATACCAACAGCGTTGTCCGGCAATAGTTTTCCCAAAGAAAAATAATCCGACCAAGGACAGTAAGGCGACACCAAAAATGATGCTGGCATACTTTTCATAGAATTTACCATCAACAAATAGAACGATAAAAATTAGTGGAATCGTTAGTAAAATAAAAATGAACTGTTTCTCATAAGTACCATCTGTAGAGGATAGGGAAGAAGAATATATGTTTAACCATCCCATGATTACTAATGCGGTATAGATGATTATACTTATCCAGTCAATATTGCTTTTTACACTTTGATTTTTCATTTGAAATGAATCTCTTTATTGTTTCTTTTGAGTAGTGTCTACTTTTGTTGTTTTAATTTCCTTAGGTTTTATCATCTTCGCTTTCATAATTGAATCTCTAGGAGTGGTTTCAATTAAACTAGCTTCTGTCATTCCTCCTAATTTTGCGTATTGATCTCTTAAGCTTGTGTTTAAAACACGAATTTCTAGATCATTTCTTGTGATTTTTTTACGCAGATATTTTTCAATCATCAAACTCGCGATAGGACCTGCAATTGCAGCTCCAAATCCACCATTTTCAATCATTACTGCTATGGCAATCTTCGGATTGTCTTTTGGTGCAAATGCTACGAATATGGAGTGATCTTTAAGTTGTGTTCTCTTACCGTTAATTTTAGCAAAATTCTCGGCTGTACCTGTCTTTCCACAAATATCGATACCTTCAACGCGTAATCTACTAGCTGTTCCTCTGTTGTAAACATCAAATAATCCACTAATTATTGGTGGGAAATATTTTTTGTCGATAGTCGTTTCGTGCTTAACCTCAAATTTAGGGTCGATTTTTTCTCCTTCAATTTTTTTAATGATGTGAGGCGTGAAATAATGTCCTTGATTGGCAATTGTAGCCATCATATTTGCTAATTGAATTGGAGTCATTAAAACCTCTCCCTGTCCAATAGAGTTGGATACAATTGTTGTGCTTCTCCAGCCTCCATTAGGATAAATTTTCTTATATGTTTTAGAGGTTGGTATGTTCCCTTTTTTACCTGTTGGTAAATCATATCCCATGTACTGACCCAGACCAAAACTTTTTACGTGGTTACTCCATATATCAACTGCATAAGCAGGATTGTTGTATTTGTTTATAGTAAGCATGTAAGCTTGAGCAAAATAGGTATTACACGAATTGTAAATCGCATTGTGTAGCTGTTGTGCTGGTGGGTGACTATGAC
The nucleotide sequence above comes from Flavobacterium branchiarum. Encoded proteins:
- a CDS encoding DNA/RNA non-specific endonuclease gives rise to the protein MIIKRGVLVAFFLIFLFSCKKNSESSSVNSDLEFKDSLKTETTLYSEDNVDFDYLPSSTTNQVVKHDYYTLSYNEKFEQAEWVAYELKKSYIKNNDFKRPYFNEDPKVTSGSADWRNYKQSGYDKGHLCPAGDMEFDKKAYEDTFLTSNISPQMREFNNGIWNRLEQKVRYWAVKYDGIYVVTGGVLTDSDTTIGKEKVLVPNYFYKVLLDESNGKYKMIAFLVPNEKSERPLYEFVVSVDAIEKLTGIDFFPQLDDKIEDALEKNTDYKSWIF
- the rodA gene encoding rod shape-determining protein RodA, which translates into the protein MKNQSVKSNIDWISIIIYTALVIMGWLNIYSSSLSSTDGTYEKQFIFILLTIPLIFIVLFVDGKFYEKYASIIFGVALLSLVGLFFFGKTIAGQRCWYAIGSFTLQPSEFTKAATALALAKYLSDTQVNLKDVNRQIQALAIVFLPVILILPQPDPGSALIYSIFLLVLYREGLPSWYIWTGFIAIVLFVLTLVLEPEYVILISVIILAIIHFKGRTVDRNLILSGILLALISGFVLSVDYVFDNVFKQHHRDRFNILLGKTVDMKGIGYNTNQSEIAIGSGGWIGKGFLEGTQTKGGFVPEQHTDYIFTTVGEEWGFAGSVVVIGLFVGLFLRIIYLAERQKTKFSRVYGYCVAGILFTHFFVNIAMVIGIFPTIGVPLPFFSYGGSGLWGFTILLFIFLKMDANKVNEW